A genomic window from Streptomyces sp. HUAS YS2 includes:
- a CDS encoding Hsp20/alpha crystallin family protein, translating into MAGGKVERRHSLFPDFNDWFNREFPGLPGWRPATAAHSIPVEVSSGAGGYVLRAELPGMDPDDFTITVDDNLITVSAEHSESTEDKEHSEFRYGSFRRTVRLPATIPADDVEASYADGILTIRVPMPEEESSVARTIPVKRGGTPPEGATS; encoded by the coding sequence ATGGCCGGAGGCAAGGTGGAACGCAGGCACAGCCTCTTCCCCGACTTCAACGACTGGTTCAACCGGGAGTTCCCGGGGCTGCCCGGGTGGCGGCCCGCGACGGCTGCTCACTCCATTCCTGTGGAGGTGTCGAGCGGCGCCGGCGGGTACGTGCTGCGGGCCGAGCTGCCCGGGATGGACCCGGACGACTTCACCATCACCGTAGACGACAACCTCATCACGGTGAGTGCCGAGCACAGCGAGAGCACAGAGGACAAGGAGCACTCGGAGTTCCGCTACGGATCGTTCCGCCGGACCGTGCGTCTGCCGGCCACGATCCCGGCCGACGACGTCGAGGCGTCGTACGCGGACGGCATCCTCACCATCCGCGTCCCGATGCCCGAGGAGGAGAGCAGCGTCGCACGCACCATCCCGGTGAAGCGAGGCGGCACCCCGCCCGAAGGAGCCACGTCGTGA
- a CDS encoding DUF4389 domain-containing protein has product MDTPNSSHAPVAVTAELDSRLSHWLWLVKWILVIPHWIVLFFLWIAFIVVTVIAFFAILFTERFPRGLFDFNLGVLRWSWRVSYYSYGALGTDRYPPFSLGPEPGYPARLDIAYPERLSRSQVLVKWWLLAIPHYLVIAFFTGGMQVHWWSGGLITLLTLIAGFAVAFTDRYPRDLFALIVGLNRWVLRVAAYASLMTDTYPPFRLDQGGTETARTERAADGR; this is encoded by the coding sequence ATGGACACCCCGAACTCCTCGCATGCTCCCGTGGCGGTGACGGCCGAACTTGACAGCCGGCTGTCCCACTGGCTGTGGCTGGTGAAATGGATCCTGGTGATCCCCCACTGGATCGTGCTGTTCTTCCTCTGGATCGCCTTCATCGTCGTGACGGTGATCGCGTTCTTCGCCATCCTGTTCACCGAGCGCTTCCCGCGGGGCCTCTTCGACTTCAACCTCGGCGTCCTCCGCTGGTCCTGGCGCGTGTCGTACTACTCGTACGGCGCGCTCGGCACCGACCGGTACCCGCCTTTCAGCCTGGGGCCCGAGCCCGGGTACCCGGCCCGGCTCGACATCGCCTACCCGGAGCGGCTCTCCCGCTCGCAGGTACTGGTCAAGTGGTGGCTGCTCGCCATCCCCCACTACCTGGTGATCGCGTTCTTCACCGGCGGGATGCAGGTGCATTGGTGGAGCGGCGGCCTGATCACGCTGCTCACGCTCATCGCGGGCTTCGCGGTGGCCTTCACCGACCGGTATCCGCGCGACCTGTTCGCCCTGATCGTCGGCCTGAACCGCTGGGTCCTGCGCGTCGCCGCCTACGCGAGCCTCATGACCGACACCTACCCACCCTTCCGCCTCGACCAGGGCGGCACCGAGACAGCCAGGACCGAGCGCGCCGCCGACGGCCGCTGA
- a CDS encoding helix-turn-helix domain-containing protein, whose amino-acid sequence MNTADDRHAPHVTSDLGRRIAARRTQLGLSREELAERVGSAPGFIAYVEERVPTPGIEFLVRLANALETTVPDLTGYRADLAPGGAPAGDRARMEEIGEAECWELLDGHGVGRVAIEGRDGLAVFPVNYRVVDGEIVFMTAADSSLAHASASGAEVAFEEDRLDEAFSQGWSVLLVGSVREVSDEATVQRITDVGRPEPWAGDGRDTLVMLSPRRVTGRRIRVPGAPGTPSGSADQGPSRT is encoded by the coding sequence ATGAACACGGCCGATGACCGCCACGCGCCGCACGTCACCAGCGACCTGGGCCGCCGCATCGCGGCACGGCGCACGCAACTCGGCCTGTCCCGGGAGGAATTGGCCGAACGGGTCGGTTCTGCACCCGGCTTCATAGCCTACGTCGAGGAGCGGGTGCCGACCCCGGGGATCGAGTTCCTGGTCCGGCTCGCGAACGCCCTGGAGACCACTGTCCCGGATCTCACCGGGTACAGGGCGGACCTCGCGCCCGGAGGAGCCCCGGCCGGGGACCGGGCACGGATGGAGGAGATCGGCGAGGCCGAGTGCTGGGAGCTGCTCGACGGCCATGGCGTCGGCCGGGTAGCCATCGAGGGACGGGACGGCCTGGCGGTCTTCCCTGTGAACTACCGAGTCGTCGACGGGGAGATCGTCTTCATGACCGCCGCTGACTCGTCCCTCGCGCACGCTTCGGCGTCCGGCGCGGAGGTCGCCTTCGAGGAGGACCGCCTGGACGAAGCGTTCAGCCAGGGCTGGAGCGTGCTCCTCGTCGGTTCGGTACGCGAGGTGTCGGACGAGGCGACGGTACAGAGGATCACGGACGTCGGCCGCCCGGAGCCGTGGGCCGGGGACGGGCGTGACACCCTCGTGATGCTCTCGCCGCGCCGGGTGACCGGCCGCCGTATCCGGGTGCCGGGCGCGCCGGGCACTCCGTCCGGCTCTGCTGACCAAGGGCCGTCCCGTACGTGA
- a CDS encoding universal stress protein produces the protein MESPLVVGVDGSDPSLTALDWGVDEAARHGLSLRIVHASMWERYEGVVPTWALDRPSGQVLAENIVGIAAERARRRAPDLPVTTDVLAEGASTGLLREGREGSILVVGSRGRGEFADLLLGSVSLVVAARAHCPVVVVRGDREALEARHARVLLGVGEHDVDSPAVRFAFREAAVRDAELDVVRTWRRPAHESVDHPLLSGDGGAYFAERASGLLDKAVEAAVLEHPGVRLRRTTAEGPAHRVLTERSAAADLLVVGARRRDRLVGLELGRVAHRALHHASCPVAVVPQRNPEPVEGDRDEHGR, from the coding sequence ATGGAATCGCCCCTGGTGGTAGGAGTCGACGGGTCCGACCCCAGTCTCACGGCTTTGGACTGGGGCGTCGACGAAGCGGCTCGGCACGGGCTTTCCCTCCGGATCGTCCATGCCTCGATGTGGGAGCGGTACGAAGGAGTCGTCCCGACCTGGGCCTTGGACCGGCCCTCGGGCCAGGTTCTCGCCGAGAACATCGTCGGCATTGCGGCCGAACGCGCCCGGCGCCGTGCACCCGACCTCCCTGTCACCACGGATGTCCTCGCTGAGGGCGCCTCCACCGGGCTGCTCAGGGAGGGGCGGGAGGGTTCGATCCTCGTCGTCGGGTCTCGAGGGCGCGGTGAGTTCGCCGACCTTCTGCTCGGATCCGTGAGCCTCGTCGTGGCCGCCCGGGCCCACTGCCCGGTCGTCGTCGTCCGTGGAGACCGAGAGGCCCTCGAGGCACGTCACGCGCGCGTCCTGCTCGGCGTCGGAGAACACGACGTCGACTCGCCGGCCGTCCGGTTCGCCTTCCGTGAGGCGGCGGTCCGGGACGCCGAACTCGACGTTGTCCGCACCTGGCGACGGCCGGCCCATGAATCGGTCGATCACCCGCTGCTGAGCGGCGACGGGGGCGCCTACTTCGCGGAACGGGCCTCAGGGCTGCTCGACAAGGCCGTTGAAGCCGCCGTGCTCGAACACCCCGGGGTGCGCCTGCGCAGGACCACGGCCGAGGGCCCCGCCCACCGAGTGCTGACCGAGCGCTCCGCCGCCGCCGACCTGCTGGTCGTCGGGGCACGACGCAGGGACAGGCTCGTCGGCCTGGAACTCGGCAGGGTCGCCCACCGCGCCCTGCACCACGCCTCGTGTCCGGTCGCCGTCGTACCCCAACGGAATCCGGAGCCCGTGGAAGGAGACCGTGATGAACACGGCCGATGA
- a CDS encoding CBS domain-containing protein, which translates to MQHRTVFEVMTHSVVTAAPQTPFKEIARLFAENDVSAVPVVDADRRLLGVVSEADLLRTTAELPDPEGRPADVRLLPQEKGPPDAETAAQLMTSPAVTAQPNWNLVETARTMHRKGVKRLPVTDETGRLVGIISRSDLLRPFLRGDTAIRDEIEHDVLAGTLRLAPDTIRVTVEDGVVRLTGRVDERADIPVIVRLCRSVDGVVALHESIAYSYDNLALDVEPPR; encoded by the coding sequence ATGCAGCACCGTACGGTTTTCGAGGTGATGACCCACTCCGTGGTCACCGCCGCCCCGCAGACCCCGTTCAAGGAGATCGCCCGGCTCTTCGCCGAGAACGACGTCTCGGCGGTACCGGTCGTCGACGCGGACCGACGCCTGCTCGGCGTGGTCTCGGAGGCCGACCTGCTGCGGACCACCGCCGAGCTCCCCGATCCGGAGGGCCGCCCAGCGGACGTCCGATTGCTGCCCCAGGAGAAAGGGCCGCCCGATGCGGAGACGGCCGCCCAGCTGATGACCTCACCCGCAGTCACGGCCCAGCCGAACTGGAATCTCGTCGAGACGGCGCGGACGATGCACCGCAAGGGGGTGAAGCGGCTTCCCGTCACCGACGAGACAGGTCGGCTCGTCGGGATCATCAGCCGCAGCGACCTGCTGCGCCCCTTCCTGCGCGGTGACACGGCGATCCGTGACGAGATCGAGCACGACGTCCTGGCCGGCACCCTGCGCCTCGCCCCCGACACGATCCGTGTGACCGTCGAAGACGGAGTCGTCAGGCTGACGGGCCGGGTCGACGAGCGCGCCGACATCCCCGTGATCGTTCGGCTCTGCCGCTCGGTCGACGGAGTCGTC
- a CDS encoding cation-transporting P-type ATPase: MTDRASGRTAAEPSTTPAPALPFDPSEPLSRLRRELATGPDGLSAREAARRLAVHGPNEVRRKARSSFARELVGQLVHPLALLLWAAAALAFVAGLGVLGWAILAVIGINAAFALLQERQAERAVETLARYLPEHALAVRDGRPLTVEARDLVPGDVIVLEEGDKVPADARVTEGGVEVDLSMLTGESVPAERMAAAGLLGAPLLEEPNLVFSGTTCVEGQARAVVFATGDHTELGRIAALSQRTRREASPLERQVKKVAWLIAGVATGMGAVFLVLGVAVGLPVTDSLMFAIGLLVANVPEGLLPTITLALAVGVRALAREGALVKRLSAVETLGSTNVICTDKTGTLTRNRMRLRALWTAGHGAEPGPWAQELVRASALCTTVTRDDDGELHGDPTEAALVTGAADHGVPVDVGRREAARRRLFRFDPRLRLMSVVQDDEATGGLRIVAKGAPEAVLARVRPGSATDAARSAADELAQGGTRVLAVAARDLPPGAEPPSRRQDAEAGLTLLGLVGLYDPPRPEVAEAVRRCHEAGVRVHIVTGDRGATAAAVAREVGIGVPHLHVVAASESLGDDELDRLLVEGDAEIVFARSSPETKLKVADTLRAHGRIVAMTGDGVNDAPALHRAHIGVAMGRSGTDVAREAATMVLTDDDFATIVTAVESGRRVYDNVRKFIVYIFAHATPEIVPFLVFALSAGAVPLPLTVLQILAIDLGTETLPALALGRERSEPGIMQRPPRPRHQGVISRDMLIRSWGYLGLVSAALVMVGYFYVLWRAGWQPGDPTGTGSPLHHAYVTATTATFAGIVTCQVGTAFAARTDHAALRDIGVFSNPLLLAGIAFELAFTAALVYVPALQDLFGTAALPLDVVLLIATFPVLVWGTDELRRARRRRQRPSAARSVLAVSVPPWSRRKGG, translated from the coding sequence ATGACTGACCGCGCCAGCGGCCGAACTGCAGCGGAGCCGAGCACCACCCCTGCCCCGGCGCTGCCCTTCGACCCCAGTGAGCCCCTGTCCAGACTGCGCCGGGAACTGGCCACCGGACCGGACGGGTTGTCCGCTCGCGAGGCGGCCCGCCGGCTCGCCGTTCACGGGCCCAACGAGGTGCGACGCAAGGCCCGCTCCTCCTTCGCGCGGGAGCTGGTCGGGCAGCTGGTCCACCCCCTCGCCCTGCTGCTCTGGGCCGCCGCCGCACTGGCCTTCGTAGCGGGTCTCGGGGTGCTCGGCTGGGCGATCCTCGCGGTCATCGGCATCAACGCGGCCTTCGCGCTGCTTCAGGAACGCCAGGCCGAGCGGGCGGTGGAGACCCTCGCGCGTTATCTGCCCGAGCACGCTCTCGCCGTACGCGACGGACGGCCGCTCACCGTGGAGGCTCGCGATCTGGTGCCGGGCGATGTGATCGTCCTGGAAGAGGGCGACAAGGTTCCGGCCGACGCGCGCGTCACCGAGGGCGGAGTGGAAGTCGATCTGTCGATGCTCACGGGGGAGTCCGTCCCCGCCGAGCGCATGGCTGCGGCCGGACTCCTCGGCGCCCCGTTGCTGGAGGAGCCGAACCTCGTCTTCAGCGGGACGACCTGCGTCGAGGGACAGGCTCGGGCCGTCGTGTTCGCCACCGGCGACCACACCGAGCTCGGCCGGATCGCCGCCCTCAGCCAGCGGACCCGGCGCGAGGCGAGTCCGTTGGAACGACAGGTCAAGAAGGTCGCCTGGCTCATCGCCGGCGTCGCAACCGGCATGGGGGCCGTGTTCCTGGTTCTGGGCGTGGCCGTCGGACTGCCGGTGACCGACTCTCTCATGTTCGCCATCGGGCTCCTCGTCGCCAACGTCCCGGAGGGGCTGCTTCCGACGATCACGCTGGCCCTTGCCGTCGGTGTCCGCGCGCTGGCCCGCGAGGGCGCCTTGGTGAAACGGCTCAGCGCCGTGGAGACGCTCGGCTCCACGAACGTCATCTGTACGGACAAGACCGGCACGCTGACACGCAACCGCATGCGTCTGAGAGCGCTCTGGACCGCGGGACACGGCGCTGAACCCGGACCTTGGGCGCAGGAGCTGGTGCGGGCGAGCGCCCTGTGCACCACCGTCACCCGCGATGACGACGGTGAGCTGCACGGTGATCCGACCGAGGCCGCCCTCGTCACAGGGGCTGCCGACCACGGGGTCCCGGTGGACGTCGGCCGGCGCGAGGCGGCACGGCGCAGACTGTTCCGCTTCGATCCGCGGCTGCGGTTGATGTCGGTCGTGCAGGACGACGAGGCGACGGGCGGCTTGCGGATCGTCGCCAAGGGGGCGCCCGAGGCGGTCCTGGCTCGCGTCCGTCCCGGCTCTGCCACGGACGCCGCCCGCTCGGCGGCGGATGAACTCGCCCAGGGCGGCACGCGGGTCCTGGCCGTCGCCGCACGCGACCTGCCACCGGGCGCGGAGCCGCCGTCACGCCGTCAGGACGCCGAGGCGGGACTGACACTGCTCGGCCTCGTCGGCTTGTACGACCCGCCGCGCCCCGAGGTGGCCGAGGCCGTGCGCCGCTGCCACGAGGCCGGGGTACGCGTGCACATCGTGACGGGGGACAGGGGCGCCACCGCCGCGGCAGTCGCCCGGGAGGTAGGCATCGGAGTGCCCCACCTGCACGTGGTCGCGGCTTCCGAGTCGCTGGGCGACGACGAACTCGACCGGCTCCTCGTGGAAGGCGACGCCGAGATCGTCTTCGCCCGCTCCTCGCCCGAGACGAAACTCAAGGTGGCCGACACTCTGCGGGCTCACGGCCGGATCGTCGCCATGACAGGTGACGGGGTCAACGACGCCCCCGCGCTGCACCGTGCGCACATCGGGGTGGCCATGGGACGCTCCGGCACCGACGTGGCCCGCGAGGCCGCCACCATGGTGCTCACCGACGACGACTTCGCCACCATCGTGACCGCGGTCGAATCCGGGCGCCGCGTCTACGACAACGTACGTAAGTTCATCGTCTACATCTTCGCCCACGCGACCCCGGAGATCGTGCCCTTCCTCGTCTTCGCGCTCTCCGCCGGCGCGGTACCGCTTCCCCTCACCGTGCTCCAGATTCTCGCCATCGACCTCGGCACCGAGACGCTGCCCGCCCTCGCCCTAGGCCGGGAACGCTCCGAGCCAGGAATCATGCAGCGGCCGCCCAGGCCACGACACCAGGGAGTGATCTCCCGCGACATGCTCATCCGCAGCTGGGGCTACCTGGGCCTGGTGTCGGCGGCCCTCGTCATGGTGGGCTACTTCTACGTGCTCTGGCGCGCGGGCTGGCAGCCGGGCGATCCCACGGGCACGGGCAGCCCCTTGCACCACGCCTATGTGACGGCCACGACGGCCACCTTCGCCGGCATCGTCACCTGCCAGGTAGGCACCGCCTTCGCGGCCCGCACGGACCACGCCGCGCTCCGCGACATCGGGGTGTTCTCGAATCCTCTGTTGCTCGCCGGCATCGCTTTTGAGCTCGCGTTCACGGCCGCTCTCGTCTACGTGCCCGCGCTCCAGGACCTCTTCGGCACAGCCGCTCTGCCTCTGGACGTCGTGCTGCTCATCGCCACGTTCCCGGTCCTGGTGTGGGGCACGGACGAGCTGCGGCGCGCCAGGCGGCGCCGTCAGCGGCCGTCGGCGGCGCGCTCGGTCCTGGCTGTCTCGGTGCCGCCCTGGTCGAGGCGGAAGGGTGGGTAG
- a CDS encoding CBS domain-containing protein, giving the protein MRHRSVADLMTPTAISVVRGTTFKEIARLLDEFDITAVCVADDSNRPLGVVSEADLVLRRAAGAGLDTAGALMSSPAVVARPEWSVVRAARVMDRAKVKRLPVVDDEGQLVGVLSRSDLVQLYLRRDRAIQEEIVEDVVTHTLGLSPSALSVEVVDGRVTLGGVVGRRSLVPVLLRLCNSVDGVVGVVDRLGYEDDDVSRQ; this is encoded by the coding sequence ATGAGGCACCGCAGCGTCGCGGATCTGATGACGCCCACGGCGATCAGCGTGGTTCGGGGCACGACGTTCAAGGAGATCGCACGGCTCCTGGACGAGTTCGACATCACCGCGGTGTGCGTGGCGGACGATTCGAACCGGCCACTGGGCGTGGTCTCGGAAGCGGACCTGGTACTCCGCCGCGCCGCCGGGGCCGGGCTCGACACCGCGGGCGCGCTCATGTCGAGTCCCGCCGTCGTCGCCCGACCCGAGTGGAGCGTGGTGCGTGCCGCCCGTGTGATGGACCGGGCCAAGGTCAAGCGCCTGCCCGTGGTCGATGACGAAGGGCAGCTCGTGGGCGTGCTGAGCCGCAGCGACCTCGTCCAGCTGTATCTGCGCAGGGACCGGGCGATCCAGGAGGAGATCGTCGAGGACGTCGTCACCCACACCCTGGGGCTGAGCCCGTCGGCCCTCTCCGTGGAGGTCGTGGACGGCCGCGTCACCCTCGGTGGCGTGGTCGGCCGCCGCAGTCTCGTTCCAGTGCTTCTCAGGCTCTGCAACAGCGTCGACGGGGTCGTGGGGGTCGTCGACCGGCTCGGGTACGAAGACGACGACGTGTCGAGGCAGTGA
- a CDS encoding universal stress protein has translation MTSEIPVRPELGNVVVGVDGSPSGRTAVLWAAAVADRRGSSLHLVHAADTDRRALFANAETIQAVREAGRELLIETASTVQERFPDLSVTRELSRQEAVAGLRAAAGHRGTIVVGNRGLGGFSALMLGSVGLGVAARAEVPVIVVRGEGDRPESGSVTAAVHGASDIGWLLVAAAEADARKAVLRLVSVWNVLTHVGSVATMLDDLDEIARERVHEIKALADRVRDFYPGLNVSHHVETGTSTPGILVEATAHTDLLVMGREHRVLGAGPSLGRVAHVLLHHAHCPVEIVPPAFATRVEET, from the coding sequence ATGACCAGCGAGATCCCCGTTCGACCGGAGCTCGGCAACGTCGTCGTGGGAGTCGACGGGTCCCCTTCCGGGCGCACTGCTGTTCTCTGGGCTGCCGCAGTGGCGGACCGCCGGGGGAGTTCCTTGCATCTCGTCCACGCTGCCGACACCGACCGCCGGGCCCTCTTCGCCAATGCCGAGACGATCCAGGCGGTACGGGAAGCGGGCCGCGAGCTGCTGATCGAGACCGCGAGCACGGTCCAGGAGCGCTTTCCGGACCTTTCCGTCACGAGGGAACTGAGCCGCCAGGAGGCGGTCGCCGGTCTTCGGGCGGCCGCCGGCCACCGGGGAACGATCGTGGTGGGCAACCGGGGCCTCGGCGGATTCTCCGCGCTCATGCTCGGCTCCGTGGGTCTGGGCGTGGCAGCCCGCGCCGAGGTGCCGGTGATCGTCGTCCGTGGTGAGGGCGACCGCCCCGAGTCGGGCTCGGTGACGGCAGCCGTGCACGGGGCCTCGGATATCGGCTGGCTGCTCGTCGCGGCTGCCGAGGCGGATGCCCGCAAGGCGGTGTTGCGACTGGTGAGCGTGTGGAACGTGCTCACTCATGTCGGCAGCGTCGCGACGATGCTGGACGACCTCGACGAGATCGCGCGGGAGCGCGTGCACGAGATCAAGGCGCTCGCCGACCGTGTGCGTGACTTCTATCCCGGGCTCAACGTCAGCCATCACGTGGAGACGGGCACGAGCACGCCCGGGATCCTGGTGGAGGCGACTGCCCACACCGATCTGCTCGTGATGGGCAGGGAACACCGGGTTCTGGGCGCCGGTCCGTCCCTGGGGCGCGTCGCCCATGTCCTGCTCCACCACGCCCATTGCCCGGTGGAGATCGTTCCACCGGCTTTCGCCACACGGGTCGAGGAGACGTGA
- a CDS encoding CBS domain-containing protein, which translates to MTTAREIMHTGASCVQENETLMDAARRMSELDVGALPICGPDNRLHGIITDRDIVVKCLAKGKDPHHMTAGHLAQGKPVTVDVDADSEQVLRTMQDHRVRRVPVIDDHRLVGMISEADLARHLPEERVGQFVEEICR; encoded by the coding sequence ATGACGACCGCAAGGGAAATCATGCACACCGGTGCCAGCTGTGTGCAGGAGAACGAAACCCTGATGGACGCCGCGCGGCGCATGAGCGAACTGGATGTCGGCGCCCTGCCCATCTGCGGGCCGGACAACCGGCTGCACGGCATCATCACCGACCGGGACATCGTGGTGAAGTGCCTCGCCAAGGGCAAGGACCCCCACCACATGACGGCCGGACACCTTGCTCAGGGCAAGCCGGTCACCGTGGACGTGGACGCCGACAGCGAGCAGGTGCTCCGCACGATGCAGGACCACCGTGTCCGCCGCGTGCCCGTGATCGACGACCACCGCCTGGTCGGCATGATCAGCGAGGCGGACCTGGCCCGGCACCTTCCGGAGGAACGGGTGGGCCAGTTCGTCGAGGAGATCTGCCGCTGA
- a CDS encoding universal stress protein, with translation MNEILLGIDPREQSIPALVWAAAEAERRGLALRLVVVVPPAHDRVRYDALAHQSALRRHAESAIDNAEDLVRELHGGLRIATERVNGVPATVLRDLAAHAALVVVGSRRLGRAAEVFSEGSVVVPLAARAECPVVVVRVPEHAVHPPTLVVGVDGSESSRAAVDFAVEETSLREARLRAVWVWPPSVLAHEDVAGGLAERRRLLAESVAGWAQRYPDLAISQQVVRGHPVEQLALASQESLALVVGRRGRGGYSGMRLGSTVHGLLHRAMCPVITVPLPLREGRTGDPAWADPSRSRTTGRPRPDDPLGTGAPRPPRGTVGREDDPGPSAGSPER, from the coding sequence GTGAACGAGATACTGCTCGGAATCGACCCCCGGGAGCAGTCGATCCCGGCTCTCGTCTGGGCCGCTGCCGAGGCCGAACGAAGAGGACTGGCGCTTCGCCTGGTCGTCGTCGTACCGCCCGCCCACGACAGGGTTCGGTACGACGCGCTTGCCCACCAGAGCGCCCTGCGACGCCACGCGGAGTCGGCGATCGACAACGCGGAGGACCTCGTACGGGAACTCCACGGCGGTCTGCGGATCGCGACGGAACGCGTGAACGGCGTGCCGGCGACCGTGCTCCGCGACCTGGCGGCGCACGCCGCGCTCGTCGTCGTCGGCTCGCGCCGTCTCGGCCGGGCGGCCGAAGTGTTCAGCGAGGGCTCCGTGGTCGTCCCGCTCGCCGCGAGGGCCGAATGCCCCGTCGTCGTGGTCCGCGTACCCGAACACGCCGTGCACCCACCGACCCTCGTCGTCGGCGTGGACGGAAGCGAGTCCTCACGGGCCGCGGTCGACTTCGCCGTCGAGGAGACGAGCCTGCGCGAGGCACGACTGCGCGCCGTCTGGGTATGGCCCCCTTCCGTCCTCGCCCACGAGGACGTGGCCGGAGGCCTGGCCGAGCGCCGTCGGCTGCTGGCCGAGTCGGTTGCGGGGTGGGCGCAGAGGTATCCGGACCTCGCCATCTCCCAACAGGTCGTTCGAGGACACCCGGTCGAGCAACTCGCCCTGGCGTCCCAGGAGTCCCTCGCCCTGGTCGTCGGCCGCAGAGGCCGCGGCGGCTACTCTGGCATGCGGCTGGGTTCGACGGTCCACGGCCTGCTTCACCGCGCCATGTGTCCGGTGATCACCGTCCCCCTCCCCCTGCGCGAGGGGCGGACCGGCGACCCGGCATGGGCCGACCCGTCCCGTTCCCGCACGACCGGCCGGCCCCGGCCCGATGACCCGCTCGGCACTGGAGCGCCACGGCCTCCGCGCGGGACGGTGGGGCGAGAGGACGACCCCGGTCCGTCCGCCGGTTCCCCGGAGAGGTGA
- a CDS encoding universal stress protein has protein sequence MTAQVTVGLDGSKESLAAVGWAATAAVLRQVPLRLVHVEEWPNTPEVPPPYARTLAERAESLLQDEADRVRKDHPGLEVLTERAGGRAADELTAAANEADLTVLGSRGLGGVRGFVVGSVSLTVVGSARRPVVLVRAEGAPATSEGDIVVGVDIYHPCEALLAFSFNEAARRGTPLRFLHSWTLPASYGYAAVVDPGIGEELGGHLLGGLDDLLEPWQKRYAGVDAAAMTMVGPPAYQLVEAAQNAQLVIVGRRSRKVPIGPHLGHVAHAVIHHSPAPVAVVPLM, from the coding sequence ATGACGGCCCAGGTCACCGTCGGTCTGGACGGCTCGAAGGAAAGCCTCGCCGCCGTGGGTTGGGCGGCGACGGCAGCGGTGTTGCGCCAAGTGCCCCTCCGGCTGGTGCACGTGGAGGAGTGGCCGAACACCCCTGAGGTGCCCCCGCCGTATGCCCGCACCCTGGCCGAGCGGGCCGAGAGTCTCTTGCAGGACGAGGCGGACCGCGTGCGGAAGGACCATCCCGGACTCGAGGTGCTCACGGAGCGTGCGGGAGGCCGGGCAGCCGACGAGCTGACGGCCGCCGCGAACGAGGCGGACCTGACGGTGCTGGGATCGCGTGGGCTCGGTGGCGTCCGCGGCTTCGTCGTCGGCTCGGTCTCCCTGACTGTCGTCGGCTCGGCGCGTCGGCCGGTCGTCCTCGTGCGCGCGGAGGGCGCCCCCGCAACTTCCGAGGGCGACATCGTGGTCGGCGTCGACATCTACCACCCATGCGAGGCCCTGCTCGCGTTCTCGTTCAATGAAGCCGCCCGCAGGGGCACGCCGCTGCGGTTCCTGCACAGCTGGACGCTTCCCGCCTCGTACGGCTACGCGGCCGTCGTGGACCCGGGGATCGGCGAGGAGCTGGGCGGCCACCTCCTCGGGGGTCTGGACGACCTGCTGGAACCGTGGCAGAAGCGGTACGCGGGGGTGGACGCGGCGGCCATGACGATGGTAGGCCCGCCTGCGTACCAGCTGGTCGAGGCGGCACAGAACGCGCAACTCGTCATCGTGGGACGGCGGAGCAGGAAGGTCCCCATCGGCCCCCATCTCGGCCATGTCGCCCACGCAGTCATCCACCACAGCCCCGCGCCGGTCGCCGTCGTCCCCCTGATGTGA